From Aristaeella lactis, the proteins below share one genomic window:
- a CDS encoding MBL fold metallo-hydrolase, protein MRLNQITERIWVYPFEEERDRPNLSYIRGDRWSLAVDAGHSEEHTREFYRELEESGLPLPQLTVLTHWHWDHTFGMHAVHGLTLANERTTQYLRDIRDRLAKEGSGFFLSMHDTIQREYADNKPVIVTLPDMVFRGEMTLDPGNCPVRIFQAEAPHTDDSTLVEVPGEKMLILGDCTGGAFPGWKVDQELAGKLAETIRRVNPETCLPGHWAPLSRDFIIQDLLYGD, encoded by the coding sequence ATGAGACTGAATCAGATTACAGAAAGGATTTGGGTATATCCTTTTGAAGAAGAAAGGGACCGCCCGAATCTCAGCTATATCCGCGGAGACCGCTGGAGCCTGGCAGTGGACGCGGGCCACTCTGAAGAACACACACGGGAGTTTTATCGGGAACTGGAAGAATCCGGCCTGCCCCTGCCGCAGCTTACCGTGCTGACCCACTGGCACTGGGATCACACTTTCGGCATGCATGCGGTTCACGGGCTCACCCTGGCCAATGAACGGACAACTCAATACCTGCGGGATATCCGTGACCGCCTGGCCAAAGAGGGATCCGGTTTTTTCCTCTCCATGCATGATACGATCCAGCGTGAATACGCGGATAACAAACCGGTCATCGTAACCCTTCCGGATATGGTTTTCCGGGGCGAGATGACGCTGGACCCCGGAAACTGCCCTGTCCGCATCTTCCAGGCTGAAGCGCCCCACACGGACGATTCCACCCTGGTCGAGGTACCCGGTGAAAAAATGCTGATCCTGGGCGACTGTACAGGCGGGGCATTCCCCGGCTGGAAAGTGGATCAGGAACTGGCCGGCAAGCTGGCGGAAACCATACGCCGGGTTAATCCTGAAACCTGCCTTCCCGGCCACTGGGCGCCCCTGTCCCGGGACTTCATCATCCAGGATCTGCTTTATGGTGATTAA
- a CDS encoding NAD-dependent epimerase/dehydratase family protein, which yields MNILVIGGTRFFGIPMIEELLKSGHDVTIATRGLSADSFGSRVKRLILDRTDAQSVRDALSGRRFDVIIDKLAYCSNDIKSVMDAADFDQYIQMSTTAVYEPKHINTVESDFDALSKELIWCGRPDFPYAEIKRQAECALWQKYPDRNWIAVRYPFVIGRDDYTRRLLFYVDHVIHSRPMHIDNADHQMSFIRSDEAGKFLAFLAEKDCCGAVNGASEGTVSVREILDFVEQKTGKKAIIEASGDPAPYNGEPEYSINTDKATALGFRFSRLRDWIYDLLDYYIAGLAHQ from the coding sequence ATGAATATTCTGGTAATCGGCGGTACGCGATTCTTCGGGATTCCCATGATTGAGGAGCTTCTGAAATCCGGGCATGATGTAACGATCGCCACACGCGGCTTGTCTGCCGATTCTTTCGGCAGCAGGGTCAAACGGCTCATTCTTGACAGGACTGATGCCCAAAGCGTCCGGGACGCGTTGTCCGGCAGGCGCTTCGACGTCATTATCGACAAACTGGCCTACTGCTCCAATGATATAAAATCTGTCATGGACGCGGCGGACTTTGATCAGTATATCCAGATGTCCACCACCGCCGTATATGAACCGAAGCACATCAACACGGTGGAATCTGATTTTGATGCCCTGTCAAAGGAACTGATCTGGTGCGGCAGGCCGGATTTCCCCTATGCTGAGATCAAGCGCCAGGCAGAATGTGCCCTGTGGCAGAAGTATCCTGACCGGAACTGGATTGCGGTTCGTTATCCCTTTGTCATCGGCAGGGATGACTACACCAGGCGTCTGCTCTTCTATGTAGATCATGTCATCCATTCAAGGCCCATGCACATTGATAACGCGGATCATCAGATGAGTTTCATCCGGTCTGATGAAGCCGGAAAGTTTCTGGCTTTTCTTGCAGAAAAAGACTGCTGCGGTGCCGTAAACGGCGCTTCGGAAGGCACGGTTTCCGTCAGGGAGATTCTGGACTTCGTTGAACAGAAAACCGGGAAAAAAGCCATCATTGAAGCCTCCGGAGATCCCGCCCCGTATAACGGCGAACCGGAATACAGTATCAACACAGACAAAGCCACAGCGCTTGGCTTCCGTTTTTCCCGGCTGCGGGACTGGATATACGATCTGCTTGATTACTATATTGCGGGTCTTGCGCATCAATAA